A window of Pan paniscus chromosome X, NHGRI_mPanPan1-v2.0_pri, whole genome shotgun sequence genomic DNA:
tcactgtggcaTCCTCAGGCAAAGCTCCTGCCTTtcggcagcctctccaggcccagctccttctgcctcccagtggcctctttcggcccagcccagctcatgccTCCCGGCGGCCTTCCCAAGCCCCGCTTTTGACTTTCGGTGGCCTCTGCAGGCCTCGACAaggcccagcctcctgcctcccgAAGGCCTGAAtgggcccagcctctgcctcacagcggactctccacgcccagctagctgtcgcctcactgcggcctcccaagtccaaagctcctgcctctTGGCCGCTTCGGCAGGCCCAGCTCCCGCCTGCCAGTGGCCTCTTCAGGCCCATGGGGCTCACTCCTCACAACGGCCTTTCCAGGCCCAGTTTTTCCCTTCCGGCGGCCTCTCCGGGCCCAGAACCTCCTCAAGTCGGCCTCTCCAGACCCACTTGCACCCTCCGGGcgtcctctccgggcccagctcttctTCCTGGTTGCGTCTCCAGGCCCGACTCCTGCCTCTCAACAACCTCTTTGGACTTAGTGCCTACCCATCTCCTGGCGGCCTTGGTCGGCCCACAGCTTCctcaagccaagctccccaggcccaggtcaggcctcacggtggcctctccaggatgagctcctgccctccgatggcatCTCCAGGCCCCAAATGGTCTCCGGTCGGTGGGCTCCTCCACGCCAAGCTTGGGCCTCCTGGCGACCGCCACAGGCCCAAGTTGTCCTGAAGTCAGCCTCTCCCggccctgcctcccagcaagtaagcaagctcttttggctcaactcctgcccagctcccaaccgCCTTTGTAGGCCCCGAACTTTCTCCAGCCAAGCTCTGAGGgcccacctcctgcctcctggTGGCCTGTACAGGCCCAGCACTGGTTGGagaacagcctctgcaggccccgcccttgcctcccaggggcctctccaggcccagctgtaGCCCCCACGGCGGCCCCCCAGGGccaagtccctgcctgcctcccagcagcccgcgTGCGGCCCAGCATctccctcacggtggcctgttgatGCCCAACTCATGCCTCTGGCACCCTGCCcagaggcgtgagcccctgcctcacactggctcctcccacgctgagagaggtcagtgtgagcccttgcctcacaccggcccctcccacgcggacagaggtcagcgtgagccccttgcctcacaccggcccctcccacgcggacagaggtcagcctgagccccttgcctcacaccggcccctcccaggctg
This region includes:
- the LOC129395351 gene encoding putative uncharacterized protein FLJ44672, which encodes MVSHCGILRQSSCLSAASPGPAPSASQWPLSAQPSSCLPAAFPSPAFDFRWPLQASTRPSLLPPEGLNGPSLCLTADSPRPASCRLTAASQVQSSCLLAASAGPAPACQWPLQAHGAHSSQRPFQAQFFPSGGLSGPRTSSSRPLQTHLHPPGVLSGPSSSSWLRLQARLLPLNNLFGLSAYPSPGGLGRPTASSSQAPQAQVRPHGGLSRMSSCPPMASPGPKWSPVGGLLHAKLGPPGDRHRPKLS